From the Planktothricoides raciborskii GIHE-MW2 genome, the window GTTAGCGATGTAATTGATTATCAAAATCAGCTTCGCGCCAACGGTTTATCCCCCGAAATGTTACAAACCCTGACGGAACTCGGTGCCGATAGCGTCACCCAACAAGAGATTCTGCAAAATCTTTTAACCATCGATCCCAATCAAGTCGTCTCTATGGGTGGAGGTGTTTTCCCCAATGCCCTAATAGATAACTCCTTCAGAGATTCTATCATTGCCAGCGCCGCCGCATTCGACCAAGGAATCATCGGCGCAGGTTTCACTGACGGAGTTGTTGCTATCACCATACCCACCCCTAACGTCACTAGCAATGGTCTTGCCACCGGACTACCGCCAAATGCCAACATTCCCGACACCAATCTAATCACCCTCACCGATGGCCCTGATACTGCCCTTCCCACCGTAGCAGCCGGTCAACAAATTCTCGGCTTATCCGGTCAAGATAACCTCACTGGCACCACCGCCGCCGATCAGATTAACGGCAACCAAGGAACAGATACCATCAACGGTTCTAATGGCGATGACACTTTATGGGGTGGCAAAGGTTCAGATCAGATTGATGGTGGCGCGGACAATGATTTAATCTATGGCAACAAAGATAACGACATTCTCAATGGTGGAGACGGTAACGACACCCTGCATGGTGGGCAACGCCGGGATATTTTAACCGGAGGTGCCGGTGACGATATCCTCGCGGGAGAAATCGGTCAAGACATTCTCACAGGTGACGCGGGAAATGATACTTTTATCCTAGCCGGAGGAGAAGCAGCAGCCCTGAGTTTGCCACAGGCTGATGTAATTATGGACTTTACCCTAGGGGATAAAATTGGTCTGGCTGGTGGTTTGGCTTTTGCTGACCTGACCTTAGAAACGATTAGCCTAAGTTTGAATAGTGCCGCCGCAATTACCGCCACTGCCTTGAAAGTCGGTGAGAATTATTTAGGGATTGTTGCTGGTATTGCTCCGGCTACTTTGACCGCTGATGTTTTTGTCGGTGTGTAGAATAAATCAGAAACCGGGTTTCTTAACCAAGATTTTGGTTGTAGGGGCGAAGATTGTCACAGAAACCCGGTTTCTAGGTTATCTGCTTAGACTCAGAAACCGGGTTTCTTCTGTGAATGCCACAGATAACTGTGATATGCCGAAAAGAAACCCGGTTTCTAGGTTATCTGCTTAGACTCAGAAACCGGGTTTCTTCTGTGGATGCCACAGATAACTGTGATATGCGGATGCATAAACCCGGTTTCTCCGGTTAAAAGCCCAAGAGGAAGCCCCTCACAGGGCTTCCCGAAGTGAGTTGTGAAACGAGTTAGGGATTTTACCTGGCCCGGAGAGGATAAGGGGTTTTTTGCTCTTGCTTTCTTCGCTACTCCGGGCCAGGTAGTCCCAGGTATCGTTTGGGCTTGTTGGATGTGTTTCCGACCCCAAAAACCTGAATTATTCTTAATGACTATATATTATTATTTTATTGGCAATTTGTCAAGTATTTTTAGATAAAATTTAAGTTTTACCGCCAATTATATGTCAATCTTTGGTGCGTTACGGCTATTAATGCTACTAAAATATGAACCACTAAGGCACAAAGGACACGAAGAAAAGATTCCTTTGTGCTCTTTGTGTCTTTGTGGTGAAATTCCCAAGAAAATTTAAACTACTAAACTACTAAACAGGAGATGAGAGTAAATCTTGGTAAGCCGATTCGATAGTTTTTAGCTGGGAAAGTACCTCCCCATCCAACATTTTCAGGCGGCTTAATTCCTGAGCATAATCAATCTCTTGGGATTGCTTTTGTGCCACCAAGTTGTCAAGTTCCCCTTGACGAGATTTAATATCCGCATTCAGCCGCTTGCTGACTTCGCGATCGTAGTCATTAAAACATTGCTCAACTACATCATAAATCGATTGCCATTGAGATTGGGCTAATTCTGGAAGGGATTTAATAAACTCTTTCTTGGTAGCTTTGATAAATTCTTTCCGGGCTTCATCTGCTTGTAAAGCCCCCACTCCTAAACCTAATAAAGGAATGCCGATTAAACCAATGGAAGCGAGGGGGCCGGCAAACAATAATAAAAAGGTACTAATGCCAATTACCGCCACATAATTGACCAGAATATTTTTCCAATCAAATCCAGCACTAGCCATCACTACCCCAGCCACATTTCCCGTGGTTAAGGAGAAAAAACCCATTGCCCAACTCGCCCAAGATGGCGCATCTTCTTCTAATTCAGTGTTAATTCCCCGGTGAATTTTTTGCCCGGTTAATTTCTCGTTAATCAGTTGAGTGACTTGAGTATAATTCGCCCCATATTTGGCAGCACTTTGGCTCAGTTGGGCAAAAGCATCAGCAATTTGTTTTTCGGCAATCAGTTCCCATTCGGCGATTTTTTCATTCAAATAACGCTCAAAAGCTTGCTGGAATTCCGCATTAAACTGTTCTCGTTTGCCCTTTTGCAGAGAATCTAAAAAACCGAGATTTGGCTGATACCGGACAAAATCCAATTCAAAAGTCTTGCCTAAATCTAAAATATAGGTGCGAAAAGAATCGGCCACTTTTTTGGCTTGCCGATCGCGCATTTCCCCAATTTCTTCCTGGAAGCGATCGCGAATATCCGTCAACATTTCAAACTCTGGGGACACCGACGCAATTCGATTTTTCAACTCTTGCAAATCTTCCCCTAACAAAGGAATTCGACGGGCGATCGCATCATGGCAATGGTTATAACTTTGACGGGCTAAAGTTCGCGCTTGGCGAAGTTCTGCCACCGCTCTTTCTTGAGTCAAAAACGTATTCAAAGCCGCCATAAAACCAGGAAACCCCGTTCCTTCTAGGCTATCTTCTGGGTGTTTTAAGCGGCGGCGCAAAGCATTAAGAGAACATAGCTCAAAGACTCGTTCATCATAAACATTTGCCCCATTAATTTGACAATATTCTGCCAGATTAGTTTGGAAAAATTGCCGCAGTTTTGCCTCTGCCTCCGCCAATTCTGCCCCATCATCTATATCAACCAGACCCAGGCGAATTTCATCCCAACCATTAATCAGGAAAAACACATTTAACCCGCGATCTTTGATATAATTATCTAAATAGCGCCGCTCATTCAACGTCAAAGGTTGCGAAGCCCGTAACACAAACAAAATAGCTTGACTATTATGCACATAATTTAACGATAACTCGTTGCGGGCTTCCGTATCATTCAGACCGGGACTATCCACAATTTCCACCCCTTTTTCTAAAAGAGGTAAAGGATACTCGACTACCGCATAGTTAACATTAGGAAATGCGGCCTGATTTTCTCTTTCCAGCTTTTTCCCTTCATCGGGGTCGATAGTATATTTTTGCTTGAAAGTATTAAAATCGATAGTTTCTGGCAGTTTGCCTTCCTTAAAATAAACCGTAACTTTTTTTTCTAGGCCATAACGTAACACCGTCAGCAATGCCGTACAAGGATTCACATCACTGGGTAATAAATTTTCCCCAATCAGCGCATTCAGTAACGTACTTTTACCCCGTTTCATATCGCCCAAAACCAGCAGTCTAAATACTCCTGATTTTAGATTTTGGCTGGCTAATTTCAGGTCATCAATATCCGCGTCTAGTCCGAATTTTCCTGAGTGAGTTTCGGCAACTTCTTCTGACTTAGACAAAATTTCAGCCATTGTTCCCAGATAGTCCGCCACATTCGAGCGGATACTGGCAACTCGATCTAAGTTATTAATTAATCTGGTACTTTCCATCATGGTAATGATTCCGAGTAACTATTATAGAGGTTATTATCGGGATTACAGAGTTTTTCTGGATTCCCGCGCGGGAATGACAGGTTTTTTTGTAATTCATAACTCTGAGAAGTGCTGTATTATTTGACATTCACATCATCAGAGTCAAAGAAAATTTTGTAGGAAAACCAAGCAATTCCCCCAACAATAATAAATCCAGCAATCCATGCGCCTAGCTGAATTGCGGCAATTCCGATTACCACGACTCCGACAAATTTACCAATTTTAATTGCTTGTCTAGTCCATCGTTTCAGCTTATTTTCTGGCGGTGTATCTGGCACAGTTTTATAAAGAGGCGGTTCTTTTTGGTAGAGTTCATGCTCTAATTCCCTCAGTCGAATCGCCCGTTCGCGCTCTTCGATTTCTTTTTGTTTTGCCTCTAAGTCTTTTTCTGGGTTGTTAGAATTATTCATTTGATTTCACCCCTTCTATCTGGAAAAATTAATTCATTCAGATTGAATTAATTCATCTCTATTCCAATTATTGATTAAGCGAAAGTTTAATTGGTTTAGCCACATCTTTTATTATATTACCATATTTAATTCAGTTAACAATTCTTGATGATGGCGAAGAAACCCGGTTTCTGCGTTAACTTTGGCCAAATTACAAAGATTTTATTAAGAAACCCGGTTTCTGAAAGCCCCAAAAAAACCATCTGCTATAAGGCCAAATCACAAAAATTTAAGAAAAAAACCCGGTTTCTGTTCCCTCTGGGGACGAATGCGATCGCTTTAAGATAAAATTGCCTCACATTCACCGAAAGAACGAACCATTGCCTCATGCGTTGCGATTACCTGGTACAAATTCTCACCGCCCGTGTCTATGATGTTGCCCAAGAAACGCCTCTAGAATTAGCCACAAACCTCTCAGCCCGACTCAATAATAAACTGCTGCTAAAGCGAGAGGATATGCAGTCAGTTTTTTCCTTCAAGTTGCGGGGGGCATATAACAAAATGGCCCAACTGCCCCCAGAAGAACTTGCCCAAGGAGTCATTGCCGCCTCCGCAGGCAACCACGCCCAAGGAGTCGCCCTGTCAGCCCGTCACCTAGGCACCCAAGCGATTATCGTCATGCCCGTGACCACCCCCCAAGTGAAAATTGATGCGGTCAAAGCCAGAGGCGGACAAGTGGTATTACATGGGGAAACCTATGACGAAGCCTACGCCCACGCCCGTCAACTCGAAGTAGAAAAAGGCTTAACTTTTATTCATCCCTTTGACGATCCTGACGTGATCGCCGGTCAGGGAACTATTGGCATGGAAATTTTACGCCAATATCAGCAGCCAATTCATGCCATTTTTGTCGCCATTGGTGGCGGCGGGTTAATTTCCGGCATTGCCGCTTATGTGAAACGGTTGCGCCCAGAAATCAAGATTATTGGGGTGGAACCCGTTGATGCGGATGCCATGCATCAATCCCTCAAAGCCAGAAAACGGGTGAAATTGTCCCAGGTGGGCTTATTTGCCGATGGGGTAGCGGTCCGAGAAGTGGGGGAAGAAACCTTTCGCCTCTGTCAAGAATATGTGGATGACATTATTTTGGTGGATACGGACGATACTTGCGCCGCGATTAAAGATGTGTTTGAGGATACCCGGTCAATCTTAGAACCCGCTGGGGCATTGGCGATCGCTGGGGCAAAAGCTTATGTGGAGAGAACACAAATCCGAGGACAAACCCTGGTTGCCGTCGCTTGCGGCGCTAACATGAACTTCGATCGCCTCCGGTTTGTGGCGGAACGGGCGGAATTTGGGGAACGTCGGGAAGCCATCTTTGCCGTCACCATTCCCGAAACCCCTGGCAGTTTGCGGCGATTTTGCGACTGCTTGGGCAAACGGCAGCTTACCGAATTTAACTATCGCATCGCCGATCAAAAACAAGCCCATATTTTTGTTGGGGTGCAAGTCACCAACCGGGCTGATGCCGTGAAAATCGTGGAAACCTTTGAAGCCAATGGCTTAAAAACCCTCGATTTAACCGATGACGAACTGACCAAAATGCACTTGCGGCACATGGTTGGCGGACATTCTCCCCTCGCGCATAATGAGTTACTGTACCGCTTCGAGTTTCCCGAACGTCCCGGCGCCCTAATGAAATTTGTCGCCTCCATGAGTCCCAACTGGAATATCAGCCTATTTCACTATAGAAATAATGGCGCGGACTATGGCCGAATTGTGGTCGGAATGCAAGTTCCTCCAGAAGAAATGCAGGAATGGCAAGCATTTCTCGATACCCTCGGTTATCGCTACTGGGATGAAAATCATAATCCGGCTTATCAGTTATTTTTGGCCTAGTTAGGGTTCAGAAACCTGGAGGGGTGGGAAACCTGGAGGGGTTAGAAACCGGGTTTCTATGTAGGGGCCTGTGGGGTGGCAAAGGTTAACTGAAGAAACCCGGTTTCTTGTCCCTGGGGTGGCAGAAACCTGGAGGGGTTAGAAACCGGGTTTCTATGTAGGGGCCTGTGGGGTGGCAAAGGTTAACTGAAGAAACCCGGTTTCTTGTCCCTGGGGTGGCAGAAACCTGGAGGGGTTAGAAACCGGGTTTCTATGTAGGGGCTTGTGGGGTGGCAAAGGTTAACTGAAGAAACCCGGTTTCTTGTCCCTGGGGTGGCAGAAACCTGGAGGGGTTAGAAACCGGGTTTCTATGTAGGGGCCTGTGGGGTGGCAAAGGTTAACTGAAGAAACCCGGTTTCTTGTCCCGGTTTCTTGTTTGCCGAAGTATTTTTAAACATCTAAATAGCATAAAATAAAAAGAGATGACCCCTAGAATCTTTTAAGAATGGCAGGACAACCCTTTCTGACAGATCCCCAAAGAAAACGACTCCAAAAGGCTTTACGAGAAAGCGAATGCCCTAGATTTCGGGAGCACGCCCTGATTCTCCTGTTGAAACATGACGGCAAAACCTATGAGGAAATTGCTGACTTTATTGGGTGTTCTTATAGAACCGTGGCTTATTGGTGCGTACATGGGGATCCAGACAATCTCGAAACCATGAAAGACCGACGGGAACAGGGGAATTATCGCAAAGCAGACAGTGATTATATCGACTTATTGCTTAAAATCGTTCATCAAAAGCCTAATGAATTGGGCTATGAAAGTGAATTTTGGACCAGTGGACGATTAGCGGCTTATCTGGCTGAAAAAACCGGAATTGAATTAAGTGGCACTCAGGTGATCCGCATTTTGCGTAAGCATAAAGTCCGCTTGCCCCGCAGTCGAGTTTAATTGGCGCGATCACCCCTGTGCGGCTAGATCCAGAAGCGGATTCGCTCGCGCAGCGGTGCGGAGCACTTTGGCGGGTTCGTGGGTGCTGTCCCCCGTTACCCCCCATCATTGTTTAAGCGTCGCGAGTCCGGGCTAAAGTTTCCCCCACGGCTAAACGAACATCTTTAAGTTGAGTAATCACGGAACGAGTAATTAATTTTCCAGACTCTACGACCACTTCCCCAGTCAGAGGGTGAAGTAAAGGTTGTTCCGTTCGTCTGCCAATTAATGCTTCAATATCTTCGATCGCGTCAATATACATACCAGCGGGCACTTCTACCACCACCCCTTCACCCAGGACTCGTGACTGACAGGCAAGGCGAGAATTGGGTTTGGCGGTGGTAATCACTTCTAGGGTGCGCTGTTCCCGTTTAGAGATGCCGGAAAGACTTTCCATCCCGTCTTTGATGTAAACATGGCAAGTCGCGCACATTCCCCGTCCGCCACATTCTTTGAGAACGTGCAAGTCTTCTTGCAACAGTGCGGATAAAAGATTAGCGTTAGTCTGAATTTCCGTATTTTGGGCGATCGGTTCTAGCCTGACAGTTTTAACCATATTGTGCTGATGAGCGTGTAATCTATTTAAATCTATAACTCAATCAGCGGTGATTGTGGGCAAAAGCGGCGGCAAAGGTAAATTTTTATTTGAGTCAGTACGGTGCAGGGACAAAATTAGCACAAAAAATACAAATTGCTTCGATGTTCACATCGGAGCGACAATAATCATAGTTTAAGTGGCATAACATGGGGGCAAACCAGCCGTATGAAGGAGTGGGTTCAAGATAGTAAATCGCGGTCTCTTAGCCGACAGCTTCCGAAATACCGCGTTTTGGCCCGGGTGGGACAGGGACAATTTGGCCAGGTTTTTTGTGCCGTAGAACGGCAAACCGGCCAACTGGTGGCATTGAAGGAAATCACCCACCGTCGCTTATCCACATCTAAGTTTTTACGAGAATTGGGGTCACTGTTGACCTTACAACATCCCAACATTGTCACCTGTCGCGCTTTTGAAGCCACCACCACGGCGCGATATTTGGTCATGGATTACTGTGAAGGCGGCACCTTGCGTGAGTTGCTAGAGTCGGAAAATTCCCTTTCCTTGGGTGAAGCCTTAACTATTATGCAAGGAATTCTGGCGGGACTAGAACAAGCTCACCGTCACGGAATTATTCACTGTGATATTAAGCCAGAAAATATCCTCCTGGGATTAGATGCCGGGATGTGGTTGCCGCGCTTATCGGATTTTGGCATTGCCCGTCGCTTGTCAGAAATCGCTCAAAATCGAGGCACCGTAGAATCAGCGGACGGGAGTATTGATGTGGTGGGAGCGCCTGCTTATACGTCCCCGGAAGCATTTTATGGGATGTATTCTCGCTCCTCGGATATTTATGCGATGGGAATTGTGTTTTTTGAACTGTTGCTGGGTGATCGTCCTTTTACGGGAATACCAGAACGGTTGATGTGGGCGCATTTAAATCAACCCCTGGAAATTCCCGTTGGTCTGCCAGAACCTTTGCAGGCCATTTTGAAACAGGCTT encodes:
- a CDS encoding dynamin family protein translates to MMESTRLINNLDRVASIRSNVADYLGTMAEILSKSEEVAETHSGKFGLDADIDDLKLASQNLKSGVFRLLVLGDMKRGKSTLLNALIGENLLPSDVNPCTALLTVLRYGLEKKVTVYFKEGKLPETIDFNTFKQKYTIDPDEGKKLERENQAAFPNVNYAVVEYPLPLLEKGVEIVDSPGLNDTEARNELSLNYVHNSQAILFVLRASQPLTLNERRYLDNYIKDRGLNVFFLINGWDEIRLGLVDIDDGAELAEAEAKLRQFFQTNLAEYCQINGANVYDERVFELCSLNALRRRLKHPEDSLEGTGFPGFMAALNTFLTQERAVAELRQARTLARQSYNHCHDAIARRIPLLGEDLQELKNRIASVSPEFEMLTDIRDRFQEEIGEMRDRQAKKVADSFRTYILDLGKTFELDFVRYQPNLGFLDSLQKGKREQFNAEFQQAFERYLNEKIAEWELIAEKQIADAFAQLSQSAAKYGANYTQVTQLINEKLTGQKIHRGINTELEEDAPSWASWAMGFFSLTTGNVAGVVMASAGFDWKNILVNYVAVIGISTFLLLFAGPLASIGLIGIPLLGLGVGALQADEARKEFIKATKKEFIKSLPELAQSQWQSIYDVVEQCFNDYDREVSKRLNADIKSRQGELDNLVAQKQSQEIDYAQELSRLKMLDGEVLSQLKTIESAYQDLLSSPV
- a CDS encoding DUF3040 domain-containing protein encodes the protein MNNSNNPEKDLEAKQKEIEERERAIRLRELEHELYQKEPPLYKTVPDTPPENKLKRWTRQAIKIGKFVGVVVIGIAAIQLGAWIAGFIIVGGIAWFSYKIFFDSDDVNVK
- the ilvA gene encoding threonine ammonia-lyase, biosynthetic, translated to MRCDYLVQILTARVYDVAQETPLELATNLSARLNNKLLLKREDMQSVFSFKLRGAYNKMAQLPPEELAQGVIAASAGNHAQGVALSARHLGTQAIIVMPVTTPQVKIDAVKARGGQVVLHGETYDEAYAHARQLEVEKGLTFIHPFDDPDVIAGQGTIGMEILRQYQQPIHAIFVAIGGGGLISGIAAYVKRLRPEIKIIGVEPVDADAMHQSLKARKRVKLSQVGLFADGVAVREVGEETFRLCQEYVDDIILVDTDDTCAAIKDVFEDTRSILEPAGALAIAGAKAYVERTQIRGQTLVAVACGANMNFDRLRFVAERAEFGERREAIFAVTIPETPGSLRRFCDCLGKRQLTEFNYRIADQKQAHIFVGVQVTNRADAVKIVETFEANGLKTLDLTDDELTKMHLRHMVGGHSPLAHNELLYRFEFPERPGALMKFVASMSPNWNISLFHYRNNGADYGRIVVGMQVPPEEMQEWQAFLDTLGYRYWDENHNPAYQLFLA
- a CDS encoding helix-turn-helix domain-containing protein, translated to MAGQPFLTDPQRKRLQKALRESECPRFREHALILLLKHDGKTYEEIADFIGCSYRTVAYWCVHGDPDNLETMKDRREQGNYRKADSDYIDLLLKIVHQKPNELGYESEFWTSGRLAAYLAEKTGIELSGTQVIRILRKHKVRLPRSRV
- a CDS encoding 2Fe-2S iron-sulfur cluster-binding protein, which encodes MVKTVRLEPIAQNTEIQTNANLLSALLQEDLHVLKECGGRGMCATCHVYIKDGMESLSGISKREQRTLEVITTAKPNSRLACQSRVLGEGVVVEVPAGMYIDAIEDIEALIGRRTEQPLLHPLTGEVVVESGKLITRSVITQLKDVRLAVGETLARTRDA